ATTATAGCCTCCTCCGTGATCAGGTTTTTGGCATTATATTTGAAGTCTGTTATAATATAAAGTGAGTATTTTTTCTCAGACCATTTTTGCTTAAGTCTTTGTAGGAAGTTGCTATTAAAAGAATGACAGCTACTAAAACCAAAGAGTTTATGTTAGAGATGAAAGTTTTGTGCAAGGTTCATCATGCTAATCtggtaacttcttttttaatcaaaataaattatatgcatTGATTTTGGAGCCAGTAGCTTGGCACATTTCAAAAGTCTGAGTCATACTTTTGATTAATGTTGTCAAGGTAGAATTGATTGGCTATGCAGCTAGTCATGAGGAGCTTTTCCTAGTATATGAATATGCTCAGAAGGGTTCACTCAAAAGCCATTTGCATGATCCTCAAAATAAGGGTAAGATTATGCATCTACACTTTGGTCTGTAGAATATTACCTCTGAtcctatttataagaaacaagttttATGGACTTGGTGcttataaattttcaaatttttgaaaatttaatgaaatgcTTTCTTCAGTGCAATTTTGGAAATTAACTGCTTGCAGTGTTTTGCCTGGTTCTTGTGATGAGACAGGCAACTGTTCAATATAACATCGAGGATTTTCTTTTTCCCAGTAGGTTTAAGGGGTTCAATCTGATTCCAGCACTATTTTAAGAGCACTCTTTATTGTTTGTGTCCATTTTTTGTCTTGCTTATAGGTCACTCCCCGCTTTCTTGGATCATGAGGGTTCAGATTGCAATTGATGCTGCTAGGGGCCTTGAATACATACATGAGCACACAAAAACTCATTATGTTCACCGTGATATCAAGACAAGTAACATTTTACTTGATGCTTCCTTTAGAGCAAAAGtaataaacaatttatacaCTAGATTTCACATCCTTTTGAAGTGTTTCAcatttgttgattttgtttgtCTTTGATCTCTTTCTGCTTCTCCAGATTTCAGATTTTGGGTTAGCGAAACTTGTTGGGAAAGCAAATGAGGGAGAAATTTCAACTACCAAAGTTGTTGGTACATATGGATATCTTGCTCCGGAGTAAGTATCGTTCAATaacattttaattgaaaaattattcgtcctgcataaaataatatataaattttttatttcttatattttgcagATATTTGAGTGATGGTCTTGCGACCACTAAAAATGATGTCTACGCATTTGGTGTTGTCCTTTTTGAGATCATATCAGGAAAAGAGGCCATCATCCGATCAGAAGGCACAATGTCAAAAAATGCTGATAGACGTTCACTGGCATCCATAGTAAGTTTATAAGCCATTGTTTTGAATAACAGTTCTACAAGCATATAGTTCTGCCTTGCCTTTTCATGAAAAAGATTGTAAGGGCTTGAATAACTTTAGCAGTCATTCTTGATGATAATcccataatatttaatattcagAATGCCAGTAGGACTGAAAATAACTAAATAGAGGGCAGAGACTTGTGTTGAATTTCATATGAGCCATGTGGCAATAGATGAATATGGGGCCTTCAAGGATCAATAGTCTGAGTGTATGATTTCTTTCCTAATCTGTCATTTGGGCATATTGTGAGTTAAGTAGAGTGCCACAAATTTCTGGAAAGTCATCTGCACCAAATTTATATCAGTAAAATCTTTTCAAAAGGATTTTCATATTTATGCTACTTTTGTACACTTGTAAACCTTGGATAAAATGACGAGAATTTATTGAATACTTTTCTTGGTTTTTGGAACTTGGCTGCTACATATGTGCTTTTCTCAGCAGTACCAGTTGTTGGTTATGCATGTTCTAAAACCTCTatatttctccttatttcaTTTATGATAGCAGTTCTAGTGTTTTACCATTGCAACCATTTTGTGGGGTATTCCATTGATGTTTGTTAAAATTGTAGATGCTGGGAGCTCTTAGGAATTCGCCTGATTCTATGAGCATGTCAAGCTTGAGAGAATATATTGATCCAAATATGATGGATCTGTATCCCCATGATTGTGTATTTAAGGTTAGTTTCTCcatttttcacatattttttcTCATCCAGATTGGTTTGGGTATCTTGACTCTATTAACCGGGGCAATTTAAGATTGTTCAGCTGGAAGcataatcaaaataaagtttttacATACCTGAGACAAGGAATCCATGCAACtgtatattttctcatattatgatattattagtCAGAAGAATAACTTgttccatttatttttaaagggaTGAAATTTTGCATTATGCTTTACTAGTGTATCTCAttcttcttttgttgttttggtATTATATTAGTTGGCCATGTTGGCAAAGCAATGTGTGGATGAGGACCCCATCTTACGACCTGATATGAGACAAGTTGTGATATCCCTTTCACAGATTCTGCTGTCTTCAGTTGAGTGGGAAGCAACTCTAGCTGGGAATAGCCAGGTTTTCAGTGGCCTTGTTCAGGGAAGATAGTTACATAGAAGGAtagattcttttttcttttttatctgtaTCCTGTTCTATACCTTTTTCGTTGGTTGCTTGATAGTGATGGATCCATAGGAACTGGGACATGGTGGTGGGTCAATATCTATTTTTGGCCATTTGTTTTCCTTAATGCTTTATTATGAGCTATACCTTGATTTTGTTTAGCTGCATTCTAATATGTAGAAATTTTTTGGTGTAATGTAGAGTGTGTTATGACGGAGCTAAAGAAGAAGGATTTTATTGCTCTGTGATTTGTATTGGTATAAGTTGTAATTCGAATTTAATCTATGCATGTTTATATTCTTTGATTCCTTGCGTTTCTTCtgttctaatattttatttcggTTTCATTGAGAGTTATGTATAGAGGTATGATGTGAATCATGTGATTATTACTTCATTTTATGGTTATAACTTTGGTTTTGTCTTGGAAATGTTGCTTGGATTCATAATAGAACTTGCTGATGAAGATAATTGGATATTTGTATGTGTAGAACAAGTTTACGATATTGCGGAAggactgcttctttcattcatgCACCCACTGCTttttaacttcaaaataaagaagaaaatgatttgaaaacttaagccttattgcacttttggtTCCACAATTACTAAATAAATGTACAAGTGTGTAAATAATTGTTTATCAATTAGcaagacttttttttcttaaaaagaaatGATTGTATCAAGTATTTGGTAGATAACGAAATTGGCAGTAATCGTACGGAATATTTGTAACGAGTAAATATATAGATTACatgagaaaaatatttcctgcaacattatcaaataaatcattatatataggtaaatatttataagtgagatttaaattagtttataaatatattaatattcaaattcaaattatagTGGTGAATGTTGAAACACATAGATATACACATTATgcccaaaaatataatatttaaattaaataagtatttaCTCCATATGACACGTAAATGTAaagataaatatgataataatataatacaataattttattgtacTCCTACCGTTACTAATTATAAGATAATtgattgatttatatttattaagaaagttagttaacttaattattagtattaaatttataatatttttttaaatttatccttaattttattgaaaacttATTCATCTTCTTCGATCTtcagagaagagagaaagagataattcagcatattttagttaaaatataatccatacacatgaaataaaatcttataaccaggaaaaaaaaaattacgggCCGAAAACACTGGTAAGTGGTAAATGATTATTAATTCGGAgcgtttatttaaatttatgggCTAAAAtgtccaaaacaaaaaaccCGAAAACGACGCGGTTTGGTGCAACCCCGCCCGCGTTGgcgaaaaattcaaataagcagaacgaagaacgaagaacATGGATTTGGTTGAAGACGATCTTCATCGCCTTCGCTCCAATCTTTCTTCTCTGCTCCTTCAGGTGCGTGCGTACTCTCACTTTCCCTTTCTTTCATAAAATGCAAAAAATCCTTTCATTTTTCACTCGGTTGAAGACGAGGGAGCAAATGCAGTCATTGATTATTTATTAGCCCTACATTTCTAACCTAACGTATGAAAAAGACTAATAATGAGAAACCAGTGTTAGAATTAATGAATTCGCAGATTGACGAGGTTGTCGTGCAAGCCATTGAAGTGAATTACAAGAACAACAAAACCATAAGCAAAGAGGGCAAAACGCAAATCGAGTCTTTCTCCCGTGTCCTTTCTGACATGCTCTCTTCTTTGAAGGTAAAACCCTACCCCAACCCCattcttcattcattttttttttctttctttctttctaatatgttttcttttttttcaatttcagccATGGCTTCCCAAAATTCAAAATGCCCTTAACCCTCAAGACATAGTTTCTGACGATGAAACCAGAGAATGCGACCGTCCCAAACCCGAAGAGACAACCTTAAATTTAGTATCTCCTTCACCCCTGGTGTCATGGCGTGCCAACTGCACTGTCAAAAGAGGTAGACAGATGTTCATGCTGACACCTCTTCCATTATCGTCCAAACACCACCAACCTAAACCATATTTCCCTCCTCCCACCACATCATCAACCACTACCTTCAAGGATAGTGATATGGTGAAACCAACACCAATTAAGCAGAAACTTCCAAACAACCAAGACAGATCCATGCTTGTTATGATGACTCCGTGCTTGAAAATGTCACCTCCTAGATCCTGCCTTTTGCTCGAACCCATATCCGAAATCTCGCGTTTGGGTGGGGATCACAAGGTTCGCAAGGGCACTCCCTATCCTGTTGGGATTCATTGCAGTGATTCAAAATCTTCTGGCAGTGATGATTCTTCGCGTGATTTGTCGTTGATGTATCCGGAGCTCCAAGGGATACACAAGTCAGGAATTGGGAAGAAAACCGTGGAAGTGTCGCCCGATTGGTTAACCTCTCCTCCTAAAACTTGTGTTTTGTTGGAGCCACCTGACGAAAAAAAGATTGATGGTCACTTGTGTGTTCAGATAGCTgacaatatttttaatgaacaaGTCAGCaagtttgaagatgatgatgtttCAAACGATCATAATCAAGCCAAAGAATCTTGTAACCAAGGTAATGCTTATTTGCAAATTGCAATTATTCTATTTAGATAAATTTCCCAGTAAGCACTttgagagaagaaaataaaactttttctataagttaaaatcaatttatgtatCTTTGTTCGTGGAGAAGTTAGATGAAAGATCtttgcataagttgatttttacCTTATGGAAGAAATTTAACTTATTTCACCTAATTATTTTCATGATTGAGAGGTTTATTCAAACATGGTCTTGATCTATTATTGCAATTGTTGGGTTAACGGGGGGTTTCATGCATGAAAAAACTGTTATTGTTCTCTTTATGAGCAGATAATTTTGTTGGCAATTTATCACATGTAGAGAGCACTCCCATGCCTGAAAGTTCGTTTCAAAGGGGAAAATGTCCTGGTGAAAATACTTTGAAGAAGGAGTTATGGACGAAGTTTGAGGTAGCATCCACTTGGGGATGTCAACCTAAGGTACCCACAGTTCAAAAGAGTGCTCACAAAGGGTTTCTTGACCTACTGGAAGAAGCTTCCTGTGATGAATAAATTGAAGTTATGAAAGTGTCAAGATATATGCAAGCAAATAGTCTCATTAGAAAATTTTGACTTGTAAATGCTGGTTCATGTAAGATTTGTAGCAATGAGGCTGGTGCATTTTATCTTTGTTCCACCTAGACGACAAAAGAATTCATTCATGTACTTACAGGCGACGCATGCTAAATGcgcattttgttattttctctcTAATGCTTCTTCTCTTTATCAATATTCTCAGAcctttttattttggtattaaTATCATATGACATATGATAGGATGGCATACGCCAGTGTTCTCCAACTTCATTTTCTTGTGTCATTTTTAACTACATAGACGATGATGTGTTGATCTTAACCTGATTGTGTGGCTTACTTTGGACTCTGGTACTATTCTGTACAGAAGCTCATTAAGTATTGAGTTTGGACGTGGCCCCTTCAGAGCTTGAGATTAAAAGCTAAATGCAAAAATGCAGTAAGGCATGATCGAAACTCCTACTCGTGGTTGATTATATCATTGAtattaatatacttttaattGCATATATTTCTTAACAGTTGGTGCAATCGCCggaatataacttttttatttataaatattgatgcaaaacaaagaaagaagaataaaCACTACGTGTTCTAATAAATaggaatattgatttttttaaataatgaatcATCATAGTTTAAACGTGTAACCTACATATATTAATCTCTCTAATTTAGACTCTGCTAGTGATTGAGCATACAGGCACATGAGTAATATAAGAAATGATAAATTGCATATATCTAACATTCATCCAAGGAAGAAACCTTCGAACTTTCATGCTAAGTCCTTTATAATCTATAGCATGTTTCATAATTACATTGCTCCCAACGCCTGACCGCGTTTGAGgaggaaaaaaatgattttctctcAAGATGTCTTGTTTACGCGTCGGGTAAACGTCTAAACcattttaaaaatctaaaacaaacAGCATGATGTATTGTTTGCACCCATTTTATTCTCTAatacattattttgaaaattttaagtaaTGCTTTTGAATTTTAGTGAATTAGGATTACAATATAATTTCAAActaaattaaacatttaaacgAAATCTAATAGTTACACACAtacataatttcattatttgaaAAACAATATCACAACGTCAATAATcaataatgaaaacaaaagcAAGCATGTCTGAATCTGAATGCCACATCGTATAGACAAGGATAAACGGGAAGAGAGTAATTTCATTGGCAAGCTGTTCACAAAAAATCATTCAGAGAAATGTCAGGATTCCATTTAGTCTGACATGATTTTtacaattcattatttttcaatCTTTTCTAATATAATGGTATTGGAAAGAAAATCTATATTGATTTAACAGCTGCCTACAATCTGAAAGTATGTGCAGTAAGTTAAAATGACATACAAAAATATGGGAGTTGTCATTGGTTATTCTTCATTGAAGCACAAAGGCTGCAACAAATTCAGCTATCTGCAGCCAATCCAACAACCATTTCGTTGGATCAATTTGCTTCAAGGCAGCAGCATTTGCATGAAATAATCAATCAGACATGTAATCTTCTGCTCCACTAGACTGATAGTTGTCCTGGTGTGGTGCACCTCTATGTTGGTCTTCGAGACCATCATCCATTTCTAAGCCACCTCTTTTCGAGGAATTTCCCTTTGAACTTGTATATACCTTGAAAGTTGAAAGCATCCAGTATATAGGAAATTATTTCATGTATACAAATGCAATGACAAACTTAATAGATAAATTTAGTGACATACCCCAGAATCCTTCCGCTCAATTGCAGCAACACTAGACCTTCGCCTTACAGTCACTCTTGCAGGTACTGGACATTGCTCAACCTCATCACCTGATCTTCCCTCTTTTGCcctcttttttcttaaaacaagTTTAGTTGGAAGAGGCTGCATATCAAATTTACTAAAAGATTAACACGTTGTCACTGTGTAACCACGAAACTGTTCTAATCCATAAGTTGAGAAAGACAGATATTGGCTGTAAGAAATACCAAGTAGCGTGCTTCT
This region of Glycine max cultivar Williams 82 chromosome 7, Glycine_max_v4.0, whole genome shotgun sequence genomic DNA includes:
- the LOC100798568 gene encoding uncharacterized protein isoform X1, which codes for MDLVEDDLHRLRSNLSSLLLQIDEVVVQAIEVNYKNNKTISKEGKTQIESFSRVLSDMLSSLKPWLPKIQNALNPQDIVSDDETRECDRPKPEETTLNLVSPSPLVSWRANCTVKRGRQMFMLTPLPLSSKHHQPKPYFPPPTTSSTTTFKDSDMVKPTPIKQKLPNNQDRSMLVMMTPCLKMSPPRSCLLLEPISEISRLGGDHKVRKGTPYPVGIHCSDSKSSGSDDSSRDLSLMYPELQGIHKSGIGKKTVEVSPDWLTSPPKTCVLLEPPDEKKIDGHLCVQIADNIFNEQVSKFEDDDVSNDHNQAKESCNQDNFVGNLSHVESTPMPESSFQRGKCPGENTLKKELWTKFEVASTWGCQPKVPTVQKSAHKGFLDLLEEASCDE
- the LOC100798568 gene encoding uncharacterized protein isoform X2, with amino-acid sequence MDLVEDDLHRLRSNLSSLLLQIDEVVVQAIEVNYKNNKTISKEGKTQIESFSRVLSDMLSSLKPWLPKIQNALNPQDIVSDDETRECDRPKPEETTLNLVSPSPLVSWRANCTVKRGRQMFMLTPLPLSSKHHQPKPYFPPPTTSSTTTFKDSDMVKPTPIKQKLPNNQDRSMLVMMTPCLKMSPPRSCLLLEPISEISRLGGDHKVRKGTPYPVGIHCSDSKSSGSDDSSRDLSLMYPELQGIHKSGIGKKTVEVSPDWLTSPPKTCVLLEPPDEKKIDGHLCVQIADNIFNEQVSKFEDDDVSNDHNQAKESCNQESTPMPESSFQRGKCPGENTLKKELWTKFEVASTWGCQPKVPTVQKSAHKGFLDLLEEASCDE
- the LOC100798568 gene encoding uncharacterized protein LOC100798568; amino-acid sequence: MKKTNNEKPVLELMNSQIDEVVVQAIEVNYKNNKTISKEGKTQIESFSRVLSDMLSSLKPWLPKIQNALNPQDIVSDDETRECDRPKPEETTLNLVSPSPLVSWRANCTVKRGRQMFMLTPLPLSSKHHQPKPYFPPPTTSSTTTFKDSDMVKPTPIKQKLPNNQDRSMLVMMTPCLKMSPPRSCLLLEPISEISRLGGDHKVRKGTPYPVGIHCSDSKSSGSDDSSRDLSLMYPELQGIHKSGIGKKTVEVSPDWLTSPPKTCVLLEPPDEKKIDGHLCVQIADNIFNEQVSKFEDDDVSNDHNQAKESCNQESTPMPESSFQRGKCPGENTLKKELWTKFEVASTWGCQPKVPTVQKSAHKGFLDLLEEASCDE
- the LOC100798568 gene encoding uncharacterized protein isoform X3 — encoded protein: MNSQIDEVVVQAIEVNYKNNKTISKEGKTQIESFSRVLSDMLSSLKPWLPKIQNALNPQDIVSDDETRECDRPKPEETTLNLVSPSPLVSWRANCTVKRGRQMFMLTPLPLSSKHHQPKPYFPPPTTSSTTTFKDSDMVKPTPIKQKLPNNQDRSMLVMMTPCLKMSPPRSCLLLEPISEISRLGGDHKVRKGTPYPVGIHCSDSKSSGSDDSSRDLSLMYPELQGIHKSGIGKKTVEVSPDWLTSPPKTCVLLEPPDEKKIDGHLCVQIADNIFNEQVSKFEDDDVSNDHNQAKESCNQDNFVGNLSHVESTPMPESSFQRGKCPGENTLKKELWTKFEVASTWGCQPKVPTVQKSAHKGFLDLLEEASCDE